A single genomic interval of Fusarium verticillioides 7600 chromosome 8, whole genome shotgun sequence harbors:
- a CDS encoding carnitine O-acetyltransferase, translated as MLLTSARSPALRNSFRNFTKTRAAQTLIMAPSKRASSSAASSGYVENHSKGPMLRWQDSLPKLPVPTLEETAKRYLKSLHPLLSASEYEASKRAVEEFVRPGGVGSKLQEKLVAKREDPNTKNWIYEWWNDAAYLSYRDPVVPYVSYFYSHRDDRRRRDPAKRAAAITTSALEFKKQVDAGTLEPEYMKKLPICMDSYKWMFNASRVAAKPADYPVKFSAEENKHIVAIRKNQFFKIQHEVNGKQLNTSELEQQFKRVYELAQRVPAVGALTSENRDVWTDARDILLKASPKNKDALEAIESSSFVVCLDDAAPVTLEERAHQYWHGDGANRWYDKPLQFIVNDNGTSGFMGEHSMMDGTPTHRLNDYVNDLIFGNKLDFSDPSIRSNLPEPQVLKFDITKEVQSEIDRATKDFNDVISKHQLAVQAYQGYGKGLIKKFKCSPDAYVQMVIQLAYYKMYGKSRPTYESAAVRRFQLGRTETCRTVSDDSVAWVKSMSDSSIDDKTRVDLFRKAINAHVEYITAASDGKGVDRHLFGLKKLLEPGQEVPAIYQDPAYSYSSSWHLSTSQLSSEFFNGYGWSQVIDAGFGIAYMINENSLNFNVVSKGLGSDRMSYYLNEAANDMRELLTPTLEPPKAKL; from the exons atgttgttgacttCAGCCCGCTCGCCCGCCCTTAGGAACAGCTTCCGTAACTTCACCAAGACACGCGCC GCGCAAACTCTCATTATGGCCCCCTCAAAGCGAGCTAGCAGCTCCGCCGCATCCTCAG GCTATGTTGAGAACCACTCCAAGGGACCCATGCTGCGATGGCAAGACTCCCTTCCTAAATTGCCCGTCCCAACACTTGAGGAGACTGCGAAGCGTTATCTCAAGTCGCTCCACCCCTTACTATCTGCCAGCGAGTACGAGGCGAGCAAGAGGGCCGTCGAGGAGTTTGTCCGccctggtggtgttggctccaagcttcaggagaaGTTGGTGGCCAAGCGCGAGGACCCCAATACCAAGAACTGGATTTACGAGTGGTGGAACGATGCGGCCTATCTCTCATACCGCGATCCCGTCGTCCCCTACGTCAGCTACTTCTACTCTCACAGGGACGaccgacgaagaagagaccCCGCTAAGCGAGCTGCTGCCATCACAACCTCTGCcctcgagttcaagaagcaggTTGACGCCGGCACCCTTGAGCCAGAGtacatgaagaagttgcctATCTGTATGGATAGCTACAAGTGGATGTTCAACGCTTCTCGTGTTGCGGCTAAGCCAGCCGACTACCCTGTTAAGTTCTCAGCTGAGGAAAACAAGCACATTGTTGCTATTCGCAAGAaccagttcttcaagatccaacaCGAGGTTAATGGAAAGCAGCTCAACACTTCagagcttgagcagcaaTTCAAGCGTGTCTATGAGCTTGCCCAGCGTGTTCCTGCTGTTGGCGCTCTTACTTCAGAGAACAGAGATGTCTGGACTGACGCTCGTGACATTTTGCTCAAGGCCAgccccaagaacaaggacgCTCTCGAGGCTATTGAGTCGTCCTCTTTCGTGGTTTGCCTTGACGATGCGGCTCCAGTCACACTCGAGGAGCGTGCTCACCAATACTGGCACGGTGATGGTGCTAACCGCTGGTACGACAAGCCTCTGCAGTTCATtgtcaacgacaatggcacTTCTGGCTTCATGGGCGAGCACTCCATGATGGACGGTACTCCCACTCATCGCCTCAACGACTACGTCAACGACCTCATCTTTGGAAATAAGCTCGATTTCTCTGATCCCAGCATCCGATCCAACTTGCCGGAACCACAAGTCCTCAAGTTCGATATCACAAAAGAAGTACAGAGCGAGATTGATCGTGCAACCAAGGACTTCAACGATGTCATCAGCAAGCACCAGCTCGCCGTTCAGGCCTATCAGGGCTACGGAAAGGGCCTgatcaagaagttcaagtgCTCTCCTGATGCTTATGTTCAGATGGTTATCCAACTCGCCTACTACAAGATGTATGGCAAGAGTCGACCTACTTATGAGTCTGCTGCTGTCCGACGTTTCCAACTTGGACGTACCGAGACCTGCCGAACTGTCTCTGACGACTCTGTTGCCTGGGTCAAGTCCATGTCTGATTCCTCCATTGACGACAAGACACGCGTGGACCTCTTCCGCAAAGCCATCAATGCCCATGTGGAATACATCACCGCCGCCTCCGATGGTAAGGGAGTCGATCGACATCTCTTCGGTCTtaagaagcttctcgaacCCGGCCAAGAGGTCCCTGCCATCTACCAGGATCCCGCATACAGCTACTCCAGCTCATGGCATTTGTCCACCTCTCAGCTTAGCTCAGAGTTTTTCAACGGTTACGGTTGGAGCCAGGTCATTGATGCTGGTTTTGGTATTGCATACATGATCAACGAGAACAG TCTCAACTTCAATGTCGTTTCCAAGGGTCTGGGCAGCGACCGCATGAGCTACTACCTCAACGAAGCAGCTAACGATATGCGCGAGCTGCTCACGCCTACTCTGGAGCCCCCCAAGGCTAAACTGTAA
- a CDS encoding carnitine O-acetyltransferase: MAPSKRASSSAASSGYVENHSKGPMLRWQDSLPKLPVPTLEETAKRYLKSLHPLLSASEYEASKRAVEEFVRPGGVGSKLQEKLVAKREDPNTKNWIYEWWNDAAYLSYRDPVVPYVSYFYSHRDDRRRRDPAKRAAAITTSALEFKKQVDAGTLEPEYMKKLPICMDSYKWMFNASRVAAKPADYPVKFSAEENKHIVAIRKNQFFKIQHEVNGKQLNTSELEQQFKRVYELAQRVPAVGALTSENRDVWTDARDILLKASPKNKDALEAIESSSFVVCLDDAAPVTLEERAHQYWHGDGANRWYDKPLQFIVNDNGTSGFMGEHSMMDGTPTHRLNDYVNDLIFGNKLDFSDPSIRSNLPEPQVLKFDITKEVQSEIDRATKDFNDVISKHQLAVQAYQGYGKGLIKKFKCSPDAYVQMVIQLAYYKMYGKSRPTYESAAVRRFQLGRTETCRTVSDDSVAWVKSMSDSSIDDKTRVDLFRKAINAHVEYITAASDGKGVDRHLFGLKKLLEPGQEVPAIYQDPAYSYSSSWHLSTSQLSSEFFNGYGWSQVIDAGFGIAYMINENSLNFNVVSKGLGSDRMSYYLNEAANDMRELLTPTLEPPKAKL; the protein is encoded by the exons ATGGCCCCCTCAAAGCGAGCTAGCAGCTCCGCCGCATCCTCAG GCTATGTTGAGAACCACTCCAAGGGACCCATGCTGCGATGGCAAGACTCCCTTCCTAAATTGCCCGTCCCAACACTTGAGGAGACTGCGAAGCGTTATCTCAAGTCGCTCCACCCCTTACTATCTGCCAGCGAGTACGAGGCGAGCAAGAGGGCCGTCGAGGAGTTTGTCCGccctggtggtgttggctccaagcttcaggagaaGTTGGTGGCCAAGCGCGAGGACCCCAATACCAAGAACTGGATTTACGAGTGGTGGAACGATGCGGCCTATCTCTCATACCGCGATCCCGTCGTCCCCTACGTCAGCTACTTCTACTCTCACAGGGACGaccgacgaagaagagaccCCGCTAAGCGAGCTGCTGCCATCACAACCTCTGCcctcgagttcaagaagcaggTTGACGCCGGCACCCTTGAGCCAGAGtacatgaagaagttgcctATCTGTATGGATAGCTACAAGTGGATGTTCAACGCTTCTCGTGTTGCGGCTAAGCCAGCCGACTACCCTGTTAAGTTCTCAGCTGAGGAAAACAAGCACATTGTTGCTATTCGCAAGAaccagttcttcaagatccaacaCGAGGTTAATGGAAAGCAGCTCAACACTTCagagcttgagcagcaaTTCAAGCGTGTCTATGAGCTTGCCCAGCGTGTTCCTGCTGTTGGCGCTCTTACTTCAGAGAACAGAGATGTCTGGACTGACGCTCGTGACATTTTGCTCAAGGCCAgccccaagaacaaggacgCTCTCGAGGCTATTGAGTCGTCCTCTTTCGTGGTTTGCCTTGACGATGCGGCTCCAGTCACACTCGAGGAGCGTGCTCACCAATACTGGCACGGTGATGGTGCTAACCGCTGGTACGACAAGCCTCTGCAGTTCATtgtcaacgacaatggcacTTCTGGCTTCATGGGCGAGCACTCCATGATGGACGGTACTCCCACTCATCGCCTCAACGACTACGTCAACGACCTCATCTTTGGAAATAAGCTCGATTTCTCTGATCCCAGCATCCGATCCAACTTGCCGGAACCACAAGTCCTCAAGTTCGATATCACAAAAGAAGTACAGAGCGAGATTGATCGTGCAACCAAGGACTTCAACGATGTCATCAGCAAGCACCAGCTCGCCGTTCAGGCCTATCAGGGCTACGGAAAGGGCCTgatcaagaagttcaagtgCTCTCCTGATGCTTATGTTCAGATGGTTATCCAACTCGCCTACTACAAGATGTATGGCAAGAGTCGACCTACTTATGAGTCTGCTGCTGTCCGACGTTTCCAACTTGGACGTACCGAGACCTGCCGAACTGTCTCTGACGACTCTGTTGCCTGGGTCAAGTCCATGTCTGATTCCTCCATTGACGACAAGACACGCGTGGACCTCTTCCGCAAAGCCATCAATGCCCATGTGGAATACATCACCGCCGCCTCCGATGGTAAGGGAGTCGATCGACATCTCTTCGGTCTtaagaagcttctcgaacCCGGCCAAGAGGTCCCTGCCATCTACCAGGATCCCGCATACAGCTACTCCAGCTCATGGCATTTGTCCACCTCTCAGCTTAGCTCAGAGTTTTTCAACGGTTACGGTTGGAGCCAGGTCATTGATGCTGGTTTTGGTATTGCATACATGATCAACGAGAACAG TCTCAACTTCAATGTCGTTTCCAAGGGTCTGGGCAGCGACCGCATGAGCTACTACCTCAACGAAGCAGCTAACGATATGCGCGAGCTGCTCACGCCTACTCTGGAGCCCCCCAAGGCTAAACTGTAA
- a CDS encoding electron transfer flavoprotein alpha subunit, with product MLPIAKRVLAQRATGLIARAHAYSLGAQRQRLQSTLAILEQKDGVLNHSSLSAFTAAKKLGGPVHGFIAGNNIKPVAEEIAKAEGVEKVIAVDNSAYEKGLPENYAPLLVENIKKGGYTHVIAGHTAFGKSVMPRVAALLDSQQISDITAIENENTFVRPIYAGNAIATVESSDSVKVITIRGTAFAAGPLEGGSATVEDGVDSKPESPTEWVSEDLAKSDRPDLSTASRVVSGGRGLKSKEEFDKVMLPLADALGAAVGASRAAVDSGYADNSLQVGQTGKVVAPQLYMAVGISGAIQHLAGMKDSKVIAAINKDPDAPIFQVADVGLVGDLFEKVPELTEKVKSS from the exons ATGCTTCCGATCGCGAAACGAGTGCTGGCACAAAGGGCCACTGGCCTCATAGCGCGCGCGCACGCCTACAGCCTCGGCGCACAACGGCAGCGCCTGCAATCCACATTGGCTATCCTCGAACAGAAGGATGGTGTACTCAACCACAGCTCGTTGAGCGCCTTCACAGCTGCGAAGAAGCTGGGTGGGCCAGTACATGGATTTATTGCTggcaacaacatcaagcccGTGGCTGAGGAGATTGCCAAAGCTGAGGGGGTGGAAAAGGTCATTGCTGTCGATAATAGTGCATATGAGAAG GGTCTCCCCGAGAACTATGCTCCCCTCTTGGTTGAGAATATCAAGAAAGGCGGCTACACACACGTCATTGCAGGCCACACTGCATTCGGCAAGAGTGTCATGCCCCGAGTGGCCGCTCTGCTCGATTCGCAGCAGATCTCAGATATCACAGCAATTGAGAACGAGAACACATTCGTCCGCCCCATCTACGCCGGTAACGCGATCGCCACCGTTGAATCTTCAGACTCTGTCAAAGTTATCACCATTCGAGGAACTGCCTTCGCTGCTGGCCCCCTAGAAGGAGGCTCCGCCACCGTCGAGGATGGAGTTGACTCCAAGCCCGAGTCACCTACCGAGTGGGTGTCGGAAGATTTGGCCAAGTCAGACCGTCCTGATCTTTCGACTGCAAGTCGCGTCGTGTCTGGAGGCCGTGGtctcaagtccaaggagGAGTTCGACAAGGTCATGCTTCCCCTCGCTGATGCCCTTGGTGCTGCTGTCGGTGCCTCTCGTGCTGCTGTTGACAGTGGCTATGCCGATAACAGTCTGCAGGTGGGCCAAACAGGCAAGGTTGTTGCTCCTCAGTTGTACATGGCAGTGGGCATTTCGGGTGCGATTCAACATCTTGCAGGTATGAAGGATAGCAAGGTCATTGCTGCGATTAACAAGGATCCCGATGCTCCCATCTTCCAGGTTGCCGATGTCGGTCTGGTTGGTGACTTATTTGAAAAGGTACCTGAGCTGACTGAAAAGGTCAAGAGCTCCTAA